In Nicotiana tabacum cultivar K326 chromosome 2, ASM71507v2, whole genome shotgun sequence, the following proteins share a genomic window:
- the LOC107815197 gene encoding myb family transcription factor RLI1-like isoform X1 has translation MGESGKEQKGEETSEKPVVPSHDLNRKPRFRWTVKHHDHFVEAVNELGGPFEATPKNIMKLMDDDDITSGHIKSHLQKYRQSKDIISTPKTSKVKRSEKNEAAVHMLHDKGEMQMIRKTLNTEIDMQGRSNMSLEITNEAEQKENLEAEEIVRQEMQADATTSWIELQTKEGGSKLKTYSDQSEGSKKNISKFFTSEKEQLDLNFPAAAPDQE, from the exons ATGGGGGAAAGCGGCAAGGAGCAAAAGGGTGAAGAAACATCTGAAAAACCTGTCGTCCCAAGTCATGATCTGAACAGAAAACCAAGGTTTAGGTGGACTGTAAAGCACCATGATCACTTTGTCGAAGCAGTGAATGAATTAGGAGGTCCATTTG AAGCAACTCCGAAGAATATAATGAAACTCATGGATGATGATGATATCACTTCAGGCCATATCAAAAGCCATCTCCAG AAGTACAGACAGAGTAAAGACATCATCAGCACCCCTAAAACTAGTAAAG TTAAGAGAAGTGAAAAGAATGAAGCTGCTGTACATATGTTGCATGATAAAGG AGAAATGCAGATGATCAGAAAAACATTAAACACGGAGATTGATATGCAAGGAAGATCTAATATGTCACTTGAG ATAACAAATGAGGCAGAACAAAAAGAGAACTTAGAAGCTGAAGAAATTGTAAGACAGGAAATGCAAGCTGATGCAACTACAAGCTGGATTGAGCTTCAAACGAAAGAAGGAGGCAGCAAATTGAAAACTTATTCAGATCAATCAGAAGGTTCCAAGAAAAATATATCTAAGTTTTTCACTTCAGAAAAAGAACAACTGGACTTGAATTTTCCTGCAGCTGCTCCAGATCAAGAGTGA
- the LOC107815197 gene encoding uncharacterized protein LOC107815197 isoform X2 yields the protein MGESGKEQKGEETSEKPVVPSHDLNRKPRFRWTVKHHDHFVEAVNELGGPFGLSYYKHYAMNIIYLKYRQSKDIISTPKTSKVKRSEKNEAAVHMLHDKGEMQMIRKTLNTEIDMQGRSNMSLEITNEAEQKENLEAEEIVRQEMQADATTSWIELQTKEGGSKLKTYSDQSEGSKKNISKFFTSEKEQLDLNFPAAAPDQE from the exons ATGGGGGAAAGCGGCAAGGAGCAAAAGGGTGAAGAAACATCTGAAAAACCTGTCGTCCCAAGTCATGATCTGAACAGAAAACCAAGGTTTAGGTGGACTGTAAAGCACCATGATCACTTTGTCGAAGCAGTGAATGAATTAGGAGGTCCATTTGGTCTGTCTTACTATAAACACTACGCGATGAACATAATATATTTG AAGTACAGACAGAGTAAAGACATCATCAGCACCCCTAAAACTAGTAAAG TTAAGAGAAGTGAAAAGAATGAAGCTGCTGTACATATGTTGCATGATAAAGG AGAAATGCAGATGATCAGAAAAACATTAAACACGGAGATTGATATGCAAGGAAGATCTAATATGTCACTTGAG ATAACAAATGAGGCAGAACAAAAAGAGAACTTAGAAGCTGAAGAAATTGTAAGACAGGAAATGCAAGCTGATGCAACTACAAGCTGGATTGAGCTTCAAACGAAAGAAGGAGGCAGCAAATTGAAAACTTATTCAGATCAATCAGAAGGTTCCAAGAAAAATATATCTAAGTTTTTCACTTCAGAAAAAGAACAACTGGACTTGAATTTTCCTGCAGCTGCTCCAGATCAAGAGTGA